Genomic DNA from Paenibacillus sp. KS-LC4:
TGATAACCGTTAATGAATCGCTGCCGGCGATTTCTTTTTTTGAATTATTATCGTAATTATTACGATTAAATGCAAAGGGTTGGTGCCATCCACTGGCAGTAAAGCGGCCGTTTTGAGGGTGAAGCTTAAACCTTATTATCTTTTTTGAAAAATAGCATTGGAGCGAAAGGAGAGAGACAGCGTGGAGCTTGCTTCATTAAATAATGTCGTGTTCGGCTACGGCAGCGTACCGAGTCTGAATGAGGCGGATATGGTCATTCATGCTGGTGAATTTATAGCGGTAACCGGGCCCAACGGCGCCTCGAAGACGACGCTGCTTAAGCTGATGCTGGGCTTGCTGAAGCCGTGGAGTGGAGAGGTTTATTTGGCGAAGCTCGGCACGAGCGGCAAGAGGCTCGTGATTGGTTATGTGCCGCAGCAGATCGCGGCGTTTAACAGCGGCTTTCCAAGCACGGTGCTGGAGTTCGTCAGGTCCGGCGCATACGAGAGCGGAGCTTGGCTGCGGCGAATGCGGCCGCAGGAACGAGCTCGTGCCGAGGAGGCGCTGCGCCAGGTCGGCATGTGGGAGCAGCGCGGCTGCAAAATCGGCGAGCTGTCCGGCGGACAGAAGCAGCGGGTGTGCATTGCCCGAGCGCTGGCACAGCAGCCCGACCTGCTCGTCATGGATGAGCCGACAACAGGAATGGATGAAGCAAGCCGCAAAGGCTTTTACGAATTAATGCATCATCATGTGCAGGCTCATGGGCGGACGGTTGTGATGGTAACCCATGGACTCGAAGAGGTCCGTCCGTATTTGAACCGCATCATTGAGCTGGAACGGAAGGGGGAGGGAGGATGGAAATGCTGCACTACGACTTCATGCAGCGGGCATTTTGCGCCGGAGGCATCATCGCTTTAGTCGCTTCTGTGCTGGGTGTGCATTTAATGCTGAGACGGCAGGCGCTGATGGCGGATATGCTTTCACATGTCTCATTAGCTGGCGTTGCCGCAGGGGCCTATCTGGGCTGGAATCCTTCTTACGCCGGGTTCTCCGCTGCTGTAGCAGGAGCGATTGCCGTTGAATATATTCGGCGCTCCTACCGGGCCTACAGCGAAATGTCGATTGCCATCATTATGATTGGCGGCTTGTCGAGCGCCGTTGTGCTGATGGGGCTGAATAAAGGGATGAACAAAAGCTTCTCCTCTTATTTATTCGGCTCTGTCGTCGCAGTGAACGAAACGGAGCTAATGCTGATGCTTGGAGCAGCGGCCGTAGGAGCGAGCTTTTTTATATTGCTGCGCAGACCGCTGTATCAGATGGCGTTCGACGAGGAAACGGCGCAAGCAAGCGGCATTCCTGTCCGACTCATCTCCATGCTGTTCAGCATGGTGACGGGTATGATTGTCGCTGCGGCTATGCCGATTGTAGGCGTGCTGCTCGTATCAGCGCTGATCGTGCTGCCAGCGGCGCTGGCGGTACGTCTTGCCCGCAGCTTTGCGGCAGCGCTCATGATTGCGATGCTTGTCGGCGTTGCAGGCGTATTTTCGGGACTGACCGCCTCGTATGAGCTGGGAACGCCGCCGGGCGGAACGATCGCATTATTTTTGCTCGCGCTGCTGAGCTTAGGCATTGTATTAAAAAAGGTGTCCGTTATAGCCGGGAAGCTCGGCAATCGGCAAAATCGCACCATCATTAACAATCATCAAACGGGGCAGTTGGCGAAGCAGGACGTTTTTCCCCGCATAAAGAGCGGTAGACTGGATGCGTCAGCTACTCACACAAATGGAGGTACAGAAAATGAAAGCTATGTTTAGCAAATTTTCTTTGTTATTTATCGCAGCAGTGCTGCTGCTATCGGGATGCGGCGCGGCTGGCAGCATGAATGGAGCAAGTCCAGTTGGCGCTCAAGTCGATAACGGAGGTGCCGTTGCCTCTGAAGCGAGCGTGTCGCAAGCTGCCGGGGAGGCGGAAGCGAAGAAGCTGCAGGTCGTAACGACCTTTTATCCGATGTATGAGTTCAGCAAGCAGGTGGGCGGGGATTACGCCGATGTAACGGCGCTGATTCCGGCTGGAACCGAGCCGCATGACTGGGAGCCAAGTGCCAAGGACATGGCGGTGCTGAAAGAAGCGGATGTATTCGTCTATAACGGCATCGTAGAAGGCTGGGCGGAGCAGGCGCTGGAAAGTGCAGTAAATGAGAAACGTGTCGTCGTGGAGGCGAGCAGCAGCATAGAATTAGCCGAAGGCGGGGAAGACGAGCATTCGCATGGGGGAGTAGCGAATGGTGCCTCAGAAGCTGCACATGCGGATGCCGAACATGAGCACGACCATGACCATGCTGCGGAGCATGAGGAGGCTACCCACGAGGAAGAGGGGCATGCTCACGAGCATGAGCATAGTCTCGATCCGCATGTATGGCTGAGTCCGAAGCTGGCACAGGCAGAGGTGGCGGCCATTCAAGAGGCGTTTGCGAAAGCAGATCCAACCCATGCAGACCAATATAAAGCAAATGCAGATGCCTATATTGCGAAGCTCCAACAGCTGGACGATGCGTATAAGGCGGGGCTTGCAGGGGCGAAGCGAACCGAGTTCGTCACGCAGCATGCGGCTTTTGGCTATTTGGCGCGTGAATACGGCTTGACGCAGGTGCCGATTTCCGGCCTGTCTCCTGACCAGGAGCCCTCCCCGGAGCAAATGGCGGAAATTGTGAAGCTGGCGAAGGAGCAGCAAATAAAGACGATTTTTTTCGAAACGTTGGTTGATCCGAAAATCGCCAGCACCATCGCGAGCGAAATTGGTGCCAAGACAGCGGTGCTGAACCCGCTTGAGGGGCTGACCGAGGAAGAAACGGAAGACGGGCTCGATTATATTGGCGTGATGACAAACAATCTGGAAGCACTAAAGCTTGCTTTGAACGAATAAGGGAGGTTGAAGCCGCAGCAAGAGACCAATGATATCGTGTTTATGCAAAGCTATATAGATGAAGGGAAGCGTGAAAAAGAATGGGCGAGGAAGCAGCAGTGAAGAGGCAAGCAGATTTTAAAATTCCGGTGACGGTGCTGAGCGGTTATCTAGGAGCGGGCAAAACGACGATACTCAATCATGTGCTGAACAATCGCGATGGGCTTCGGGTGGCGGTTATCGTCAATGATTTGAGCGAGGTCAATATTGATGCGGCTTTGGTTCAAAAAGAAGGCGGGCTTTCCCGCACCGATGAGCAGCTGGTGGAAATGTCAAATGGCTGCATCTGCTGCACGCTGCGCGGAGATTTGCTGCGCGAGGTGGAGCGGCTGGCGAAGCAGGAGCGCTTTGATTATATTTTGATCGAATCGACGGGCGTGGGCGAGCCGGTTCCTGTAGCTCAAACATTCACTTATATTGATGAGGAGCAGGGCATTGACCTGTCGCAATTTTGCCGCTTGGACTGCATGGTGACGGTCGTTGACGCATATCGCTTCTGGCATGACTATTCCTCGGGCGAGACGCTGCTTGAACGCAGTCAGGGAGCGCATGAGGAGGATCACCGAGAGGTTGTTGATTTGCTGATTGACCAAATTGAATTTTGTGATGTGTTGCTGCTTAATAAATGCGATATGGTCAGCGCTGAGGATTTGGACGAGCTGGAGGGCGTGCTTCGCACGCTGCAGCCGCGCGCCAAGCTGATTCGCACCGAGCAGGGCAAGGTTGATCCTGCGGAAATTTTGAATACGGGCAGATTCAACTTTGAAGAAGCGAGCGTATCGGCTGGCTGGATGCGGGAGCTGAATGCGCCAGTCCATACGCCAGAAACGGAGGAATACGGAATCGGCTCATTCGTTTATGTGCGGGCGAAGCCTTTTCACCCGGAACGGCTAATGCGCTGGATGGAGGAGTGGCCGGAAGCTATCGTTCGGGCAAAAGGCATTATGTGGCTGGCAACCCGCAGCTTGCAGGCGCAGAGCATTAGTCAGGCGGGGCCGTCCATTCAATTTGGCCCTGCTGGACTGTGGGTGGCTGCGCTTCCCGAGCCTGAGCAGCACTTGCTGCTGGAGGAGGAGCCTGAGCTGGCGAGCAGCTGGCATCCAATGTATGGCGACCGAATCAATAAAGTGGTGTTCATTGGTATTGATCTGCAACGGGCCGAGATTGAAGCTTCGCTTGACCAGTGCTTGCTGACGAAGGAAGAGATGAAGCAGGATTGGAACAGCTTGTTTGATCCGTTTCCGCAATCGCAGCAGGAGGCTTGCGCTATAAATTAAGAAGACAGGTCATTTATAAGGAAGACAGGTCGTTTAAAAGTATGTTATAAAAGGAGGTGAGCCTAATGAGAGTTACTGTAACGCTGGCATGCACGGAGACGGGTGACCGCAACTACACGACCTCCAAAAATAAACGTACGACCCCGGAGCGGCTGGAGCTGCGCAAATACAGCCCTCGTCTTAAGCGGGTGACGCTGCATCGGGAAACGAGGTAGGAAAGGAGGCTTCCAGAGGATGGCAACTTGGAACCTGACGCAAACGCGCCATCATCTGCTTCTATGCAACGGGGGCAGCTGCAAGCGCAGCGGCGCGGAAGAGGTAACGCTCGCCATCCGTGAGGAGCTTGCAAGGCTCGAAGCGGATTCCTTCGTCCATACGACGAAGACGATGTGCAACGGCAGATGTGAGGATGCATGCAATGTGGTCGTCTATCCCGACGGCAACTGGTATAACGGTATGACGCCAGAGCTTGGTCGCAAGCTCGTTCGCGGACTGCTCGGCGGCAATCTCATGCCGCTGCCAGAGCGAATCTCGTATAACTACGAAGCCGATAGCTTCGCAGCAACAGGCAGTGCGGCGGAAGGCATTAGCAAGCCGGTTGTGAAGAAAGTGGAGAGAGCTTAGCAGGTGGAGAAGCATAGGCAAGTGCAGAGGGCATAACGCTGAATTGCAGCGTTATGCTTTTTTTGTATATTGTAGTAAATTGATCCTGCTGGATTTTTTGCATATCCCTATCCGATTTCTCTAAAATAACATTCTCTGTACATATTCGATTGTTTATTTGCATTATTATCCCTCGGAAGGATTTATAGATTTTAAATCTAGCCATGCATTAATTCGAAATTTTATATTATATACAAAAAAACAGGTGGAAAATTAGGTATTTTGATGTAATAATGGGTAAGGTAAATAATTGAAAATGAAGTTCTATATTTCATATATCTTTTATAAACAAGGAAAAATGAGAAATGAGATTGGTTACGAAACCTTGCTAAGACAGTATGGAGCTTCGTTAAAGTACAAGGATTTTTCTGACTTTTTACAAGTAGGAAAACCGAGAAGGGTATGGACTGCTATTGGCTTAACGAAATGTTTGCATCGAGCTTCTCGGTGGGCATTGACTTCCAAGGCATGTGGAGATAGAACGGGTAAGCGAGGAGGCGTACAATGGCTGGAAAGCAGGTTGTATTTAAACCGGATGAAGTGAGGCGCCTGCAGCAGCAGATGGTGCGAATCGGAGCGGACACGGATGAGCTGCGACGGCGGGTGAGCGGAAAGATCGCGAGCTGGGATCGCTCTTTGCCGATGCTGAGCAGCCTGGAGCAGATTCAGAGGCAGCTGACGGGCTTGACGCAGGAAGCGGAGCAGATGACGGAGGTAATCAGCAAAGCGCTGAAGGGCATCGAGCGTGTGCAGGCGGAAGCAGCGCAGGAAGCGAAGCAGCTGGCGAAGGGGCTGAGCGGGCTGGAGCGTTTTGACCTGTTGAAGCAGGTAGGGACGACAGGCGGCGGCAGCTACACACCTGTGCCCGTCACCTTCCGTCCGATGGTTACGAATTTGATCGACCGGATCTTGCCGCAGGCCAGCCGAGACCGCTGGTCAAGCGATCCGTTGGTGAAGGAGCTGCGGCGGATCGCAGGTCTCCAAGGTGCGACAGCAGCAGAAAAGCTGGATGCGGAAATGAAGCTGGAGGCGATCTTCGCGGAGCGTGATCTGATCGCGAAGGCGCAAACGGCGTATGCGGTGTACAAGCAGTTCGGCAATCATCTGCTTATGGCGGAGATGCACAAGCAGGCGGAGATTAGCCGGGAGAAGCTCAAGGAACTTGGCGTAGCAGAGAGCTATTTTGCCCCAAATGTGAATATGACGAGCTATTTCAAGCAGGTGCCGCTGCTGGCGTGTGACTATGATCCATCGTTCGCGCTGGAAGGGGACCTGACGACGCGGGTGCCGCTGCCGGACAATGCACGTTATTTGTTTATGGTGATGATGGCGCAAACGCCGGGTCCGACGGGCGAACTGGCGAGGGTGCAGCTCAAGGAAATTCATGCGTTGCAGCAAACGATTCGAACCGCAGCGGGTGGATTAGTCACGGATGTCCAGCAGGGGCAAGTAAAAAGCGGACTGCTGAACGTGCTGACGATTTTGCAGAGCATGCAGGCATTAAGTAAGTACGATCCCCCACCAAAGGAAGTTATCGTCGAGCAAAAGCCGGGCATGCTGGAGAAGTTTGGGCAGGATGCGATGCAAAGCCTTGAGATCTACGGGAGCGTGATAAAAAACCAAGCTGCAGTGGAATGGGCTGCGATTAAGCAAACCGGAAATAGCATAGCTGAAGTGGGAACGGATATATACAATGCTTACGTTGATCGAGCGAACAAGAGGAACGACTCGGTCTATGATTTTTTTAACTACGCAACGATGGGCTTGATTAGTGTGCCCGAAGCGCTATGGGAGGAGCACGTTGAACGAACGGCGAATCGAAATGAGTCGGTGTCTGCGTATTTGGATTATGTGAGCATGGGTCTAACGGGGATGGTGCAGGGAGCGTTTGCCCCTGAACATCCGAATTCTAAGGAGCATGTGCAGGATGTCCTAGGTGTCCTCGGTATATTGTTCTCGGTTAAAGTGAAGGTTCCAGAAGGAATAGAACCGACAGTTCCGAAAAGTCCAGCGGTCAAACCGGAGGGTGCAGGAAATGGCCGTGGATTAGGCTTTGGCAATCAGCTTGTAACTCCTGATGGGTTCCAATTCATGGACTCTATTCCTAACAACAAGTCGATAATTGAAGTCCCGAAAACAGACGTGCAGAAGCGGTATTTGGAAGAGATGGAGCGGCTGAAGCGAGAGGCTGAGGGGATGGGGAAACCAATAACTGTGATCCCCATTGAACCAAGAGGGAAGCAAGTTCAATTCGAACCTTTTATTAAGCAAGAGTTAATTGCACAACAGACATATGATCGGTTAAGGGCAACAGGCTTAGATATGAAAGAGATCGAAGTTTTTGCGAAAAACACCGGTCTTAGTTTAGAAGAGGCAGTTGGTCTAAAAAAACATCTTATTTTAACAGAACATGTTAATTTACCTGATTCTAATAATGGGAAATATTATTATAAAGGCTACTTCCACCCAGATTATCATATAGCTTATGGATGGGAAAAAGCTCTTCAGGCTGAATTATCACCTGTAGAAAAAGCATGGTTTAGACAACTAGCAGATCATGAATTAGCAGAAAGTAAGATGATGGAAGAAGGGATTCCATATCGTAAAATTGAATCTTGGGATCATAAGCAAGGGTTGACTGGGAAGCCGCCTTATGAGGGAGCGCATGACTTGGCACCTCCTCCACCAAAAGACTATCCAGACCCAAATTTTAAACCAGATGAAAGTCTTTTATAACCCTAGACTATACTATATAGTTGAATAGTGAAAATAAGAGGGGAGATATTTATTTGAATACGATATTTGAACAAGCTAGATCTGTAATAAAAAATATTGATTGGAAATATGAGGAAGTGAATAAGGCGTCGCATGCTGTTTTATTATACGAGTTCCTAAGAAGAGGATCTCTATTTTACGATTATATAAACAGAGATCCTAATAGAAGGCCAGCAGTTTTTAGTGCTTCGGATATGTGTGGCATAAAGGTGCCTATTGATATATATGAATATTGTGATGAATTAAACCAAATTCAAGATGAATGGCTTGTTAAATCAACGTGTAAAAATTATTTGGAATGGGCTTATTTAGCTAGTAAGAGTGAGTCTGTTGCACTGGAATTTCAAGAATTATACGTTCCAATAATCAAGCTGTTTAGTAGAGGAGGAAGGATACGATACCATAATGGAGAATTAACTTGTGGCAGTAGTGGGCGCTCTCGAATTGTCTCTACGAGCATGAGCACAATTGAACCAGAGGATATAAGTGATAGGACTTTGGATGAGCTTGATCTTATATAAGATAAATAAGTGTGAATTAGTAGTCGTATGAATAAATAAGTTTGGAGTTGTCAAGAAAAGTGCAGTCTGAAAACACACTCATGAAGAAATCCTGTTGCTAAGCTGCGTATGACAGCATTCTTTCACGGTAAATCGTTGGGGGCCAGCCCCTGGGTTCGTAGTGTAGATGCGCCGTCTATTGTAGTAGGTCATAATATATCTAAAGATGATCGATTTGATCTGCGCCATCGGGTAGTGTTCGGTTTTAATTTCATACAGCTTTTCTTTCTTTAACGTAGCAAAGAAGCTTTCCATTCTTGCGTTGTCATAGCAGCGCCCTGTGCCGCTCATACTCTGAATGGCACCGCGTTTAGCCAGACACGCTCGGAATGCCTGACTTGTGAATTGGCTGCCGCGATCGCTGTGATAAATCATGCCGCGTGCGTTTCTTGCCTTGCACGCGTTCTCAAATGCTTGGATGCAGAGTTCCTTGCGCATGTTGTCGTCCATGGCAAGGCCGACGATCTCTCCGTTGTAACAATCCAGCACCGCGGACAGATAGAGTTTGCCATCTGAGAAAGGAACTTCGGTGATATCCGATAGCCACTTTTGGTTCGGTGACGAGGCGCTGAAATCTCTTTGGATCAGATTCTCGCTCTTTTGAGCTGCGGCATCCTCACGTGTAATACCGTTCGGGTGACGCTTCGCTTTCTGCAGCAGCCCGTGCTTCTTCATGAGGCGATAGACGGTGCTGTAGCTGGTGTGGATGTCTATTTGCGACAGCGCCAGCAGCATGCGCCGGGCACCGTAATTTCGATTGTCTTCATGTTCACTGATGATGGCTTTCATGTTGACCAGAAGCCGTTACTGTCTCTCCTGCATGGGTGCAGGCTTTAGGCTACGATAATAGCCCGATTCGCTGACAGCAAGCGCTTCGCACATCTCCTTGACGGTCCATCGATCCCGTCGTTCACGGATTAAGCATAGAGCTTGCATGCTTTTACCGCTTCCGGTCTTTTGCGAAAAAACCAAGTGCGTCCTTGAGGATTTCATTCGCGCGTCGCAACTCGCCTATTTCTCTTTCTAATTCGATTTCACGCGCCGTCTTATCGGCAGATGCATAAGCGCGTCCGCTCCCAATATGCGCTCCGTCGCCGTGCAAGATTCTTTGCTTTCTCCATCCCTGCAAGGTGTGGTAGGCTACACCCAATTGCTCAGCGGCTTTCTTTGGTCCAATTTCATCACTTAATCTTACCGCTTCTTCTTTGAATGCTTTGTCGTACCGATTCATTGCTTCTCATCCCCTCGTCAACTTTCATTTTATTTCATACGAGGGTGTTTATCGACTGCATTTTTATCGTAGCGCTCCAAACTGGCAGAAAGTAAAATGATGCAAGAAGGATTACCGTATCGTGATAAGAACTATTTCAAAGATGGTACAATGAACGAAAGCACAAAAGGTGCTCATGAGTTAGCACCACCACAGCCTGGAGGCTTTCCTGGATTTAAACCTAAAATATGAGGTGGAGAATTTGGATAGTAATTTTGAACAAGCCAAAAAAAGAGTGAAAAACATTAAATGGGAAAAAGTAGGGGGGGGATAAACCTTCTTATACTGTTTTAGTAACAGAGTTTATTAGAAGAGGGAATATTTTTTTAGACTTTAATTCCAAGGATGATAATAGACGTGCTGTATTTAATGCAGCTGAAATTGTCCAGTTTGATATACCTAGTTATATAAAAGAAGATTGTGTTAAGTTAGTTAACTCAAACATTGATTGGGTTACAGAATATCTTTGTGAATTTTATCTTGAATGGGCATACGTAGTTGACAATCAATTACCAATTGCCTTGAAGTTTAATGATTTATATGATCCCATTATTAAGCTGTTTGAGAGAGGTGGGAGAATCAGTTATCACCATAATGAGTTAGTATGTGGAAAATATGCATGGCCGCGCAATTCAGGGGCTTTATCTAGAGGACTTCCTCCACAAGATATTAAGGATGAAGTTCTGGATGCACTTGATACAGAAAATAAAGATATATAAAAAATATTGAAACTGGTCTTGCTCCTTTTTAGGCAATTGTCTAAGAAAAGGTCAGGATTCTTCTTATGATGGGGCTAGCCAATGCCGAATGAATCCATCATTCAACCTATAACACAATTACCCCATGTAATACCCGTATAAAGATTTCGTCATTTTCTTTGTACGCACTACAATGCTTTAATTTTATAACCTAAATAACTCTATTCCGTTACAATGAACAGGTTGATTATGGTCAGATCTGACCATAATCAACCTGTTTTTTATTATGTTCGCTTCACCGTTACAGAGATGGAATTGATTGTTAAAATAGGAGATATTCGTCAATTCTCTAACGCTGACAAGCTAGCCTGTTTTGCCAGAATCACCCGTGTCCATTTTAGTTTAGGCGGACCAAGCCAGTGGTCAAGGAAATCCTGTACTGAGTGCATGACGAAGAACAAGACAGAGTATAGGGTGGCAACTCTAACAGAGCGACAAGTAAATTAATATAATGGTAGTAATTGAAAACCTTCAACATTAGGAAAATCGCTTCTCCATTCTCGTTTCCCTCGCTGTTGTCTTCCTTAGTCAGTTCACGTTTTAAGTGATACTTAAGTCATTACGACTTTTTTCATATCCCTATCCGATTTTCCTGAAATAACATTCTCTGTGCATACTAGATCGTTTATTTGGATTATTATCCCTTGAAAGGATATATAGATTTTAAATCTAGCCATGCATGAAAGCTAAGTGAATTTTGCATGAATAATAGTAAGTAATTGTTGATAATCCTTTCTTTTAAGCTAGGATATTGAGACTTGAAATTCAAAATCTCATATTATATACAAAAAAACAGGTGGAAAATTAGGTATTTTGATGTAATAATGGGTAAGGTAAATAATTGAAAATGAAGTTCTATATTTCATATATCTTTTATAAACAAGGAGAAATGAGAAATGAAAAGACAGGCAAAAAATATAATAGCTGGGGTCGTTTCTATCAGTATATTGCTGCAAGGCGGTATGGCTGCGGCGAAAGAAGCAACTATGCCAAACCAAGAAGCATTGAAAAATCGGCAGGTGTATGCGAGCGCAAGTGCTGCAAGCTTTAAGGATATAAAGGGACACTGGGCAGAAGCGACGATCAAGCAGGCAATAGCGGATGGATATCTTAAGGGATACTCGGATGGAACGTTTAAGCCCAATGGCCTCATTACACGTGCTGAACTTGCGAGTGTGCTTGTACGAATAACGAAAAATAAAAAGGATGGAAGCAAGCTGAGCTTTACCGATGTACCGAGCAGCTATTGGGCAGCAAGTGCTATTGAAGGCGCAGTAGGAGCTGGTTTTATTAAGGCAGGCGATGCGCCAGGAGGCAAGTTTAAACCCAATGAAGCGATGACTCGATATGATATGGCGAAGTGGTTTTCACAGGGTCTGGTGCGCAGTGAAGCTAGTTTTGAAACGGCATTGAAAGAGGTAGAAGGTACGTTATTGCCATTTACCGAGACGTATAAGACAGGTATTAGCAAAACCCAAACGCCATACATCGCGCTTGCACGTGGAACAGGATTGATGAAAGGAAATCCAGATGACAGCTTTGGACTGGAAAATACAACGACGCGAGCAGAGGTTGCGGTCATGCTTTATCGCTATTTAAGAATTGAGGGAAGCAAGGCGGAAAGCTATAGAGGATTAAATGAATTGAGAGAAGTTGGACTGTATAGTACGAATGCGGTTAGCCTTGGCAATGCGACATGGTCCAAAGATAGTAAGGATGTTGTGGCACCTGTTTATAACATCATGGGGAAAAAATTTATTATGAAGGGGAAACGGGGCAGCTTTATTTTGCATAAAATGATAGTAGTAGATATTTCGAAACCGTTGGGAACGGAGGAGAGAGGTATCTATGGAAGTATGTTTGATACAAGAATGGGCGCATCTTTTCTCATTTATACGGAGACAACTGTTACGGCTGAAAAGAAGATGAAATACCCCGATGAATATCAAGATAGTTATGATTTTTTAGGGGGATCAGTTATTTTTGGTGATTCACCTGAGCGGTTTGGATATGAAACGGTGCCAAGAAATTATGGTCCTTATACAAAATACAACGACTTTTCAGACTTTTTACAAGTGGGAAAACCGAGAACGATCTGGACCACTATTGGTTCTACATATGGTATGCAATGGATTACTTCATCTGATGGCACTGTAGGCACAATTATGCTGAACAGAAAATAAGCGGGGAAGATGCAAAGGTGAGAAATTTTTTTGTGGTAATGGGTGTTTTACTGATTCTAGTTGCTACAGGGTCAGTAAATTTTGTTGCCGCAGCTGTAGAGGATGAAACGATTCAAGCTGACGAAATTGAACTTCCTCCAGCTGGCGATATTACATTTGAGCCTCTGTCTGCTGGGTATACAGGCTCCAAACAGCATAAGCATTATAAAGTAGTAGCGGGAGACATCGTCAAGCCCAAAATCATTTGGACGCAATTGGATGATGGCAGCTTTAGGGCGGAATCTTCTGAGTCAGAGGCTGAAGGTTATCCAAGATTAGCTAATGCGGCTAATATGAATACGGGTGCAGATCGAAATACGAATCCATATCCAGTCCCAACTTCATTCGTTGGTGTAACGGATATGTCACTGTATGCACCACGAAGCTTTGTAGATGTAAATAACGAGGCACATGCTATGCAGGCGGGGGAGTATTCCCTCTCTAGTAATTCGAGTGAACATAGATTTGTGAATATGGAACGATATCCAGGTTCATTTGGAGATTGGCTGAATGCTGGTAGAACGAATAAAAACTATTTGGTCTATAAAGTAACCACAGGTGGTCCAAATCATCAGATTAGCAATCCATTAGGGATTTTTAGACCAGGAGGCGTGTGGCAGAAATATGGGGTTCATTATATTTTTGAAACATTATTAATTTGGCGTGGGGTCGATAAGCAAACGAAAGAAATACGAATTATTGGAGAGTCGCCTGCCTCCATTGGAGCGACAAGTCAGATGAAGGCTGAAATAAAGACGGATGGCTTTAAGCCTTTAGGCTGGCAGAACATGACGAATAGGGTGACGTGGAAAAGTGATCGCTCGGCCGTCATTTCCGTCGATGAACAGACTGGTTTAGCAACGGCACATAGCCGAGGCTCGGCTGTTATTACAGCGAATTGGAAAGACGATGGGGCAAATGGGTATAACATCACGGCGAGAATTACGCTGACGGTGGGAGCTACCGCGTGTACAGGAGCAAGCTGCGAACCTTCGGACATGTGCGTTCCAACGCCGGGTCTAAGTAGAAGTCAAACCTCGATAACGCCGGATGCCCGAGGCGAGATTCGGGCAGATGCGCGAAGAGCAGAGCAGTTCGATGTGAGCAAGGGGATTCCGAGCAGTGA
This window encodes:
- a CDS encoding S-layer homology domain-containing protein, whose amino-acid sequence is MKRQAKNIIAGVVSISILLQGGMAAAKEATMPNQEALKNRQVYASASAASFKDIKGHWAEATIKQAIADGYLKGYSDGTFKPNGLITRAELASVLVRITKNKKDGSKLSFTDVPSSYWAASAIEGAVGAGFIKAGDAPGGKFKPNEAMTRYDMAKWFSQGLVRSEASFETALKEVEGTLLPFTETYKTGISKTQTPYIALARGTGLMKGNPDDSFGLENTTTRAEVAVMLYRYLRIEGSKAESYRGLNELREVGLYSTNAVSLGNATWSKDSKDVVAPVYNIMGKKFIMKGKRGSFILHKMIVVDISKPLGTEERGIYGSMFDTRMGASFLIYTETTVTAEKKMKYPDEYQDSYDFLGGSVIFGDSPERFGYETVPRNYGPYTKYNDFSDFLQVGKPRTIWTTIGSTYGMQWITSSDGTVGTIMLNRK